The Aeromicrobium yanjiei genome includes a region encoding these proteins:
- a CDS encoding DUF262 domain-containing protein produces MPFEPSATVVEVLRRIQKRELVLPAIQREYVWDGEQIEMLFDSLLRGYPIGQFLSWKVEPQTAGLFRFYDFMRDYNELTDPHNTQLDLPAETVNAVLDGQQRLTSLNIALRGSFADRTPGKWAGRAASYPVRRLYFNPIQELEDDEDGRMYDFRMLSESQVTAALSRDNPGAEDAPRTVLVPVSKLYDIEIADVAELVADLGIGNMREASKRLYRLHSVLHTQPLVTFYREESQEIDRVLDIFIRVNSQGTVLSYSDLLLSIATASWKSRDARKEINDLIDSLNGTGHAGFSFRRDVVLKAGLVLIGVSDIGFKVRNFNSQNMDLLQENWEEISKSLTVSVGLLSDFGLSGPTLPAASVLIPLAYYVHHRGLDESYRTAVRHQADRALLRSWVLRSQVRQGIWGAGLDTLLSDIRKAIDEHGSEGFPIDAIDARMAARGRSLVMGDEEIDDLLGLSYGRQRTFAALAILFPHINTRNIHHIDHVFPRSKLNRAALKTAGFNDDEVSEMHKKRDLLPNLQLIEGPENIDKLDQMPGEWANAQHGSQAELAAYLAIQQLPDLPDSVHDFDAFFEGRKELLRSLARKRFGRLKE; encoded by the coding sequence ATGCCCTTTGAACCTTCGGCAACGGTGGTAGAGGTGCTCCGTCGCATCCAGAAGCGCGAGCTGGTGCTGCCGGCTATTCAGCGGGAGTATGTCTGGGACGGCGAGCAGATCGAGATGCTATTTGACTCATTGCTACGCGGATATCCGATCGGACAGTTTTTATCCTGGAAAGTTGAGCCTCAGACGGCCGGCTTGTTCAGGTTCTATGACTTCATGCGCGACTACAACGAGCTCACTGACCCCCACAACACCCAGCTGGATCTCCCCGCCGAGACGGTGAACGCGGTCCTCGACGGGCAACAGCGACTCACATCGCTCAACATCGCGCTGCGCGGCAGCTTCGCGGACCGCACGCCAGGAAAGTGGGCGGGGAGAGCGGCTTCCTATCCGGTGCGTCGTCTGTACTTCAACCCTATCCAGGAGTTGGAGGATGACGAGGATGGGCGGATGTACGACTTCCGTATGCTGTCGGAATCGCAGGTTACGGCTGCGCTTTCACGCGACAACCCGGGGGCGGAGGATGCTCCGCGAACCGTACTTGTGCCGGTCTCAAAGCTCTACGACATCGAAATAGCAGATGTTGCTGAGCTCGTAGCCGACCTCGGAATTGGAAACATGAGGGAAGCGTCAAAGCGCCTCTACCGTCTCCATTCGGTCCTCCATACGCAACCACTCGTGACGTTCTACCGCGAGGAGTCGCAAGAGATTGACCGCGTCCTCGACATCTTTATCCGCGTCAATTCGCAAGGAACTGTTCTCTCCTACTCGGACCTGTTGCTGTCAATCGCGACTGCCTCGTGGAAGTCGCGCGATGCTCGGAAAGAAATTAATGATCTAATTGACTCTCTCAACGGAACCGGGCACGCCGGCTTCTCATTTCGTCGCGACGTGGTTCTCAAAGCTGGCCTCGTGCTCATCGGCGTGTCTGATATCGGTTTCAAGGTGCGAAACTTCAATTCACAGAACATGGACTTGCTCCAGGAGAACTGGGAGGAGATCAGCAAGTCACTGACGGTCTCGGTCGGGCTGCTCAGTGACTTCGGGCTTTCAGGGCCGACGCTTCCGGCCGCAAGCGTGCTCATCCCCCTTGCGTACTACGTGCATCACAGAGGTCTCGACGAGTCATACCGAACTGCTGTGAGGCACCAGGCAGACAGAGCACTGCTTCGATCCTGGGTGTTGAGGAGTCAAGTCCGACAGGGCATCTGGGGAGCTGGGCTGGACACTCTCCTTAGTGACATCCGGAAAGCTATCGATGAGCATGGCAGCGAGGGCTTTCCTATCGATGCGATCGATGCGCGGATGGCAGCCCGAGGGAGGTCCCTAGTCATGGGAGACGAGGAGATTGACGATCTGCTAGGTCTCTCGTATGGCCGGCAGCGGACTTTTGCTGCTCTGGCGATCCTCTTCCCGCACATCAACACTCGAAACATCCACCACATAGACCACGTGTTTCCGCGGTCAAAGCTCAACCGCGCCGCGCTCAAGACAGCTGGCTTCAACGACGACGAAGTCAGTGAGATGCACAAGAAGCGTGACCTTCTGCCAAATCTTCAACTCATCGAGGGGCCGGAGAATATCGACAAACTAGACCAAATGCCAGGCGAGTGGGCGAACGCACAGCATGGCTCGCAGGCAGAGCTAGCGGCCTATTTGGCGATCCAACAGCTGCCGGACCTTCCAGACTCGGTGCATGATTTCGACGCCTTTTTCGAAGGTCGGAAAGAACTGCTGAGGTCGCTTGCAAGAAAAAGGTTCGGTCGGCTCAAAGAGTGA
- the pglZ gene encoding BREX-1 system phosphatase PglZ type A has product MADTMSVRDALRSRLAAKRVVFWHDPGGEYAADLDSLDLGDVNVIRVQDDEFNVKSKLLADHVTPHLVYRVGDTPRGTGNWLLDLELAYGVFTADKTSMLQQELGLNDPAFAPVIEQHQKFFAASSRKLSLEKLLTEGDDATRLRAKMCQVLVKASGNKLTDITRELLAENAAGKTGKFDDLVTFGLDEFFWEGLASIYKYPSKSPTMDDFILWMFSRAIEDFASATPDEFRNVRSDFNSLRYDVRSQEMMTALASRAAEALDVKSKIEHRDYRDLAKVTIFEEIDRKVIVDLAAAVATQSVTPREVSDVVRQRQESLWKVKYAKLYAAIQSASELLAAIAGLPSAIASADLGLEKYQSDWFRIDQQYRWFTHAYQTADFQKPLESLKAEVDKQYANKYLYDFGGYWQQALEPTGDWKSAALAPQAKFFERHVAPVVKDGRTKAVVIISDGMRYEVADELASMIRSEDRFDASLSAALGSLPSYTQLGMASLLPQSSLKLDPSALPVLADGKPTNGTANRDKVLQAVKGHAIAAADVLAMPGDELRELYKQHQIFYVYHDRIDAAGDKAATERTVFEAAEETLRELLLLVKKWTNANATNILVTADHGFLYQDIPLEKSYYVSESPQGDAVTKINRRYVLGRALKSSPSFMTFTSAQAGLAGDIDIQIPKSIHRIPLPGAGTRYVHGGASLQEIVVPVVTVNKKRKSDVRRVNVDLMPETDKITTGQLAVKLLQREPVADKIQPRQVRLGLYVGDTLISDQPILTFDSPSEDQRQRYQSTTLYLTQDADDFNNRPVELRLEEPIPNTTQWKSFSKGNYAIKRSFTTDFEF; this is encoded by the coding sequence GTGGCTGACACGATGTCCGTTCGAGACGCGCTCCGGAGCCGGCTCGCCGCCAAACGAGTTGTCTTCTGGCATGACCCGGGGGGCGAGTACGCCGCAGACCTTGACTCACTCGACCTCGGCGATGTCAACGTCATCCGTGTGCAGGACGACGAGTTCAACGTGAAGAGCAAGCTCCTTGCGGACCACGTCACCCCGCACCTTGTGTACCGCGTGGGGGACACGCCGCGTGGGACGGGCAACTGGCTGCTGGATCTGGAGCTCGCCTACGGGGTGTTCACTGCCGATAAGACCTCCATGCTCCAGCAGGAACTCGGTCTCAACGACCCGGCCTTTGCTCCGGTCATCGAGCAGCATCAGAAGTTCTTCGCTGCGAGCAGCCGGAAACTGTCACTTGAGAAGCTCCTGACCGAGGGCGACGACGCGACTCGCCTCCGCGCCAAGATGTGCCAGGTGCTGGTGAAGGCATCAGGCAACAAGCTGACTGACATCACTCGGGAACTCCTGGCCGAGAACGCCGCAGGCAAGACGGGCAAGTTTGACGACCTGGTCACCTTTGGCCTCGACGAGTTCTTCTGGGAGGGACTCGCCAGCATCTACAAGTACCCGAGCAAGTCCCCGACGATGGACGACTTCATCCTGTGGATGTTCAGCCGGGCCATCGAAGACTTCGCGTCAGCCACGCCAGACGAGTTCCGCAATGTCCGCAGCGACTTCAACAGCCTCCGCTACGACGTCCGCAGCCAAGAGATGATGACGGCGCTCGCGTCCCGGGCCGCCGAAGCGCTCGACGTTAAGTCCAAGATCGAGCACCGCGACTATCGCGACCTGGCCAAGGTCACGATCTTCGAGGAGATCGACCGCAAGGTGATTGTCGACCTAGCTGCAGCCGTCGCTACTCAGTCAGTGACGCCGCGTGAGGTCTCCGACGTAGTGCGTCAGCGCCAGGAGAGCCTGTGGAAAGTCAAGTACGCCAAGTTGTACGCGGCCATTCAGAGCGCATCGGAGCTTCTCGCTGCGATCGCCGGTCTGCCGAGCGCGATCGCGTCGGCCGATCTCGGGCTTGAGAAGTACCAATCCGACTGGTTCCGCATTGACCAGCAGTACCGCTGGTTCACCCACGCCTATCAGACCGCCGACTTCCAGAAGCCCCTCGAATCACTCAAGGCCGAGGTCGATAAGCAGTACGCCAACAAGTACCTCTACGACTTCGGCGGATATTGGCAGCAGGCCCTTGAGCCCACCGGCGATTGGAAGTCTGCGGCACTCGCGCCGCAGGCCAAGTTCTTCGAGCGCCACGTCGCGCCTGTCGTGAAGGATGGACGCACTAAGGCGGTCGTCATCATCTCGGACGGCATGCGGTACGAGGTCGCTGACGAACTTGCGTCCATGATCCGCAGCGAGGATCGCTTCGATGCATCGCTTTCGGCGGCGCTCGGCTCGCTGCCGAGTTACACCCAACTCGGCATGGCGTCGCTACTTCCGCAGTCGAGTCTGAAGCTCGATCCGAGCGCCCTACCGGTGCTCGCGGATGGGAAGCCGACGAACGGCACCGCAAACCGCGACAAGGTCCTCCAAGCGGTCAAGGGGCACGCGATCGCCGCCGCCGATGTCCTCGCGATGCCTGGCGACGAGCTGCGTGAGCTCTATAAGCAGCACCAGATCTTCTACGTCTACCACGATCGCATCGACGCGGCCGGAGACAAGGCGGCGACCGAGCGGACCGTCTTCGAGGCGGCGGAGGAGACCCTCCGGGAGCTGCTACTTCTGGTGAAGAAGTGGACGAACGCCAACGCCACCAACATCCTGGTCACCGCCGATCACGGGTTCCTCTATCAAGACATCCCGTTGGAGAAGTCGTACTACGTCTCGGAGTCACCTCAGGGTGATGCAGTCACGAAGATCAACCGACGCTACGTGCTGGGTCGGGCGCTCAAATCTTCCCCTTCGTTCATGACGTTCACGTCGGCCCAGGCAGGTCTCGCTGGTGACATCGACATCCAGATCCCGAAGTCGATACACCGCATCCCACTTCCGGGCGCCGGCACCCGCTACGTCCACGGTGGCGCATCTCTCCAAGAGATCGTCGTCCCGGTAGTGACGGTCAACAAGAAGCGCAAGAGCGACGTCCGGCGCGTCAACGTCGACCTCATGCCGGAGACGGACAAGATCACCACCGGCCAGCTTGCGGTCAAGCTCCTCCAGCGGGAGCCGGTGGCGGACAAGATTCAGCCGCGCCAGGTCCGCCTCGGCCTGTATGTCGGTGACACGCTCATCTCCGACCAGCCAATCCTCACCTTCGACAGCCCGTCCGAAGATCAGCGCCAGCGTTACCAGTCGACGACTCTCTACCTCACTCAGGACGCTGACGACTTCAACAACCGCCCGGTCGAGTTGCGTCTCGAAGAGCCCATCCCCAATACGACACAGTGGAAGTCGTTCTCGAAGGGCAACTACGCCATCAAGCGTTCGTTCACGACGGACTTCGAGTTCTAG
- the pglX gene encoding BREX-1 system adenine-specific DNA-methyltransferase PglX — protein sequence METAPLKSFATAARTELIREVGARITAVLAQGSPERVEQPKSVLALERTIAGAGGGDKGKAHVADKVAYTWFNRIIALRFMDANGYTGINVVSPATDQVGQPEVLAAAKRGQLDTNVVKGTSIATVTGLLNGTRQPRPGVDAQAEAYALLLADYCRFWNTAMPFMFEREGDYTELLIPANLLADDSVLSRSVTVLTEDVCKDVEVIGWLYQFYISERKDEVFAGFKKNKKAGADEIPAATQLFTPHWIVRYLVENSLGRLWMLNRPSSGLELQMDYYIAPVAAETDFLKISKPEELKVIDPACGSGHMLTYAFDLLYAIYEEEGYAPSEIPGLILANNLYGTEIDPRAGALAAFALTMKASAKRKLFLKSPVEPNVCVLEPAAFTDQELELLLTRSGDKAREEAFWNLFRHSDTLGALTEPNGLALAGAREHLATVDPEGDLFAGQVIERAQRVIAQAEYLTPRYSAVVANPPYMGTANMGDLLTNFAEENYGATRTDLYSMFMERAWRLTRPGGSWGVITPHGWMFQSSFADWRKRFLGRSRIATLTQFGRGVFGSDWASAAYVAVNVSPAADSHATYRKLFERALDVRSRDLLERLFLDPNYQRYVVRQDSFLRIDGAPIAFSLGQDVLDLLARATPLSRYASPKQGLITGDNDRFLRFWWEVSDRRVQFEGARGADVTDAQPWAPYLKGGPPRRWAGNELHVVRWARDGHEIRNFFGPNGRQRSRPQNTDFYFRPGLTWSTIAGEFAMRQADAGAIFDAKGSLLAVSDQANSPRLLGYLNSTLASRIITTLSPTLDFPQGPVGRIPVPDGVLSPSDADSMITECVQLSRRDWDASELSMTFVPRVGGQPESASLRHTVRAELTVAQADVDRMAELESKLDAHYSALVGDAGAHAASRSVTLNAFELLAMEPKVQDNAVVKDLISLAVGCMFGRYSLDKPGLILADQGTTSQDYVAKVPIPRFMPDEDNVIPIVDGDWFEDDVVGLFRRFLRTAFGDQHFEENLKFVTESLGVKNLRDYFITRAGRSKFYDDHVQRYKKRPIYWLFSSPKGSFNALIYMHRYTPSTVSTVLTYLREYVTKLESSLQQADRAGNAKEADRLRKILVELNEYEHDTLYPKASQNVVIDLDDGVKVNYPKFGTALKKITGLESSGG from the coding sequence ATGGAAACCGCACCGCTGAAGTCGTTTGCCACCGCGGCGCGAACCGAACTTATCCGAGAGGTGGGCGCGCGGATCACCGCTGTGCTCGCCCAGGGCTCGCCCGAGCGCGTGGAGCAGCCCAAGTCCGTGCTCGCGCTGGAGCGGACTATCGCCGGGGCCGGCGGAGGCGACAAGGGGAAGGCGCACGTCGCCGACAAGGTCGCGTACACCTGGTTCAACCGCATCATCGCGCTGCGGTTCATGGACGCCAACGGCTACACAGGGATTAATGTCGTCTCGCCTGCGACCGATCAAGTCGGCCAGCCCGAGGTGCTCGCCGCAGCCAAGCGTGGCCAGCTCGACACCAACGTGGTCAAGGGGACCAGCATCGCCACGGTGACAGGGCTGCTGAATGGCACTCGTCAGCCGCGCCCTGGCGTCGACGCCCAGGCCGAGGCGTACGCGCTGCTCCTTGCGGATTACTGCCGTTTCTGGAACACGGCCATGCCCTTCATGTTCGAGCGGGAGGGCGACTACACAGAGCTGCTCATTCCGGCGAACTTGCTCGCCGACGACTCGGTCCTCAGCCGGTCCGTCACGGTGCTGACCGAAGACGTCTGCAAAGACGTCGAAGTCATCGGCTGGCTCTACCAGTTCTACATTTCGGAGCGGAAGGACGAGGTCTTCGCTGGGTTCAAGAAGAACAAGAAGGCCGGTGCCGACGAGATCCCCGCAGCCACCCAGCTGTTCACCCCGCACTGGATCGTTCGCTACCTCGTCGAGAACTCCCTGGGGCGTCTCTGGATGCTCAACCGCCCGTCGTCGGGTCTCGAACTCCAGATGGACTACTACATCGCTCCGGTCGCCGCAGAGACCGACTTCCTCAAGATCAGCAAGCCGGAGGAGCTCAAGGTCATCGATCCGGCCTGCGGCTCGGGCCACATGCTCACGTACGCCTTTGACCTCCTCTACGCGATCTACGAGGAAGAGGGGTACGCGCCCTCCGAGATTCCTGGCCTGATCCTCGCGAACAACCTCTATGGCACCGAGATCGACCCCCGTGCCGGAGCACTGGCTGCGTTTGCGCTCACGATGAAAGCCAGTGCAAAGCGCAAACTTTTCCTCAAGAGCCCGGTCGAACCGAACGTATGCGTGCTCGAACCAGCGGCCTTCACGGATCAAGAACTCGAGCTCCTGCTGACGAGGTCTGGTGACAAGGCGCGCGAGGAAGCGTTCTGGAATCTCTTCCGACACTCAGACACCCTGGGCGCGTTAACCGAGCCCAACGGTCTCGCACTTGCCGGCGCTCGTGAGCACCTGGCGACCGTCGACCCGGAGGGAGACTTGTTCGCGGGTCAGGTGATCGAGCGCGCACAGCGGGTCATTGCTCAGGCCGAATACCTCACGCCTCGATACTCAGCGGTTGTCGCGAACCCCCCGTACATGGGCACAGCGAACATGGGCGATCTCCTGACGAACTTCGCCGAGGAGAACTACGGCGCCACGAGGACAGACCTCTACAGCATGTTCATGGAGCGGGCGTGGCGGTTGACCCGCCCCGGCGGTAGTTGGGGGGTCATCACGCCGCACGGATGGATGTTCCAGTCGTCGTTCGCGGACTGGCGCAAGCGGTTCCTGGGGCGATCGCGCATTGCAACGTTGACTCAGTTCGGCCGGGGTGTCTTCGGCTCTGACTGGGCCTCGGCTGCGTACGTCGCCGTCAATGTCTCACCCGCAGCGGATTCGCATGCGACGTACCGAAAGCTGTTCGAGCGCGCGCTCGACGTTCGTTCGAGGGACCTGCTTGAGCGGCTGTTCCTGGATCCGAACTATCAGCGGTATGTCGTCCGACAAGATTCATTCCTCCGGATCGATGGGGCGCCGATCGCATTCAGCCTCGGGCAAGACGTCCTTGATCTCCTAGCTCGTGCAACCCCGCTCAGCAGGTATGCGAGCCCGAAGCAGGGACTCATTACGGGGGACAACGACCGATTCCTGCGCTTCTGGTGGGAGGTTTCGGACCGCCGTGTTCAGTTCGAGGGGGCGCGTGGTGCAGACGTCACTGATGCTCAGCCTTGGGCGCCCTACCTGAAGGGTGGGCCGCCGCGCCGCTGGGCGGGGAACGAACTCCACGTCGTTCGTTGGGCGCGCGATGGGCACGAAATCAGGAACTTCTTCGGTCCGAATGGCCGCCAGCGTTCGCGTCCTCAGAACACGGACTTCTACTTCCGCCCGGGGCTGACGTGGTCAACGATCGCTGGCGAGTTCGCGATGCGCCAAGCGGACGCTGGCGCGATTTTCGATGCCAAAGGTTCGCTCCTCGCCGTCTCCGACCAGGCGAACAGCCCTCGCCTTCTCGGATACCTCAACTCCACGCTGGCAAGCCGGATCATCACGACGCTCTCGCCGACACTCGACTTCCCGCAGGGACCGGTAGGACGGATTCCCGTGCCAGATGGCGTCCTGAGTCCGTCGGACGCCGATTCGATGATCACCGAATGTGTGCAACTGTCGCGCCGAGACTGGGACGCGAGTGAGCTTTCAATGACCTTCGTGCCCAGGGTTGGCGGGCAGCCGGAATCAGCGTCGCTTCGCCACACCGTGAGGGCGGAATTGACCGTAGCCCAAGCTGACGTAGATCGGATGGCCGAGCTGGAGTCGAAGCTCGACGCTCACTATTCGGCCTTGGTCGGCGATGCTGGTGCGCACGCGGCATCGCGATCAGTGACGCTCAATGCGTTTGAACTCCTGGCAATGGAGCCAAAGGTTCAGGACAACGCGGTGGTCAAGGACCTGATCTCGCTGGCTGTCGGCTGCATGTTCGGCAGGTACAGCCTCGACAAGCCGGGGCTGATCCTTGCGGACCAGGGGACGACCTCGCAGGACTACGTCGCGAAGGTGCCGATCCCGAGGTTCATGCCGGACGAGGACAACGTCATCCCGATCGTGGACGGCGACTGGTTCGAGGACGACGTGGTCGGGCTGTTCCGCCGGTTCCTGCGGACGGCGTTCGGTGACCAGCACTTCGAGGAGAACCTGAAGTTCGTCACCGAATCGCTCGGCGTGAAGAACCTGCGGGACTACTTCATCACCCGCGCCGGGAGGTCGAAGTTCTACGACGACCACGTCCAGCGGTACAAGAAGCGCCCGATCTACTGGCTCTTCTCCAGCCCCAAGGGATCGTTCAACGCCCTGATCTACATGCACCGCTACACGCCTTCCACCGTCTCGACGGTGTTGACTTACCTACGTGAGTACGTGACCAAGCTTGAGTCCAGCCTCCAGCAGGCAGACCGCGCTGGGAACGCGAAGGAAGCGGACCGACTCCGCAAGATTCTCGTCGAGCTCAACGAGTACGAGCACGACACGCTCTACCCGAAGGCGTCCCAGAACGTGGTCATCGACCTCGACGACGGTGTCAAGGTGAACTACCCGAAGTTCGGCACCGCCTTGAAGAAGATCACAGGCTTGGAGTCCTCCGGTGGCTGA
- the brxL gene encoding BREX system Lon protease-like protein BrxL yields the protein MTEQTDLAEAVDDFPDGVDDVPAPAGPPVKSALDQKINDVFGGAVVRKDLVKAVKGNAIVPSFVLEYLLGQYAASDDEATIQSGIESVRKILADHYVHRNQSELIKSNIREKGRYRVIDKVQVQLNEKDDTYEAEFANLGIKQVLVSPATIKTHPKLLVGGVWCICDIEYQHSDNARVVPWILASIKPIQLSNFDFDGYVASRREFTTDEWIDLLIQSIGFNPELFGRRAKLIQLVRLIPFVERNYNLVELGPKGTGKSHIYSEFSPHGMLISGGEVTVPKLFVNNSNGRLGLVGYWDVVAFDEFAGKKKRTDKALVDIMKNYMANKSFSRGVETLGAEASMVFIGNTSRNVAYMLKHSDLFEELPESYHDSAFLDRLHHYIPGWEVDTIRAEMFSDGYGFVVDYIAEVLKSMRDADYSDRYQQHFTLGSDISTRDRDGIHKTFSGLMKILYPHGEATKDEIAEILRFAIEGRKRVKDQILRIDSTMADVKFGYRDKAGDWHSITTLEEDEYPTHYNQTRHGDPEDENGESTGGAVVPDGAGPEPVVVASATKPEPLFEGHREFQENQRGISYKKLLLPYLRGATEITITDPYVRQFHQARNLMELVETLAVAKDPADEVKLVLVTSESTEGPEKFQKQMEYLLRVKQAAEVAGITLEVKFDATIHDRSIVANSGWRINLGRGLDIFQYVASDAFDLAVKLQQYRQVKSFSVTYIRS from the coding sequence ATGACCGAACAAACCGACCTTGCCGAGGCGGTCGACGATTTCCCCGACGGCGTCGACGACGTGCCAGCTCCTGCGGGTCCGCCTGTGAAGTCCGCCCTCGATCAGAAGATCAACGACGTCTTCGGCGGCGCCGTCGTGCGCAAAGACCTGGTCAAGGCCGTCAAGGGCAACGCGATCGTGCCCTCGTTCGTCCTCGAGTATCTCCTCGGCCAGTACGCCGCATCTGATGACGAGGCGACGATCCAGTCCGGCATTGAGAGCGTTCGCAAGATTCTGGCCGACCACTACGTGCACCGGAACCAGTCAGAGCTGATCAAGTCGAACATCCGAGAGAAGGGCCGCTACCGCGTCATCGACAAGGTGCAAGTCCAGCTCAACGAGAAGGACGACACCTACGAGGCCGAGTTCGCGAATCTTGGCATCAAGCAGGTGCTTGTGTCCCCGGCGACGATCAAGACCCACCCGAAGCTCCTGGTCGGCGGGGTGTGGTGCATCTGCGACATCGAGTACCAGCACAGCGACAACGCTCGCGTCGTCCCGTGGATTCTCGCCTCCATCAAGCCGATCCAACTTTCCAACTTCGACTTCGACGGCTACGTCGCATCGCGTCGCGAGTTCACCACCGACGAGTGGATCGACCTCCTGATCCAGTCGATTGGCTTCAACCCGGAGCTGTTCGGTCGCCGAGCTAAGCTCATCCAGCTTGTACGCCTGATTCCGTTCGTCGAGAGGAATTACAACCTGGTCGAGCTAGGCCCGAAGGGCACCGGCAAGTCGCACATCTACTCGGAGTTCTCGCCTCATGGCATGTTGATCTCTGGCGGCGAGGTCACGGTCCCGAAGTTATTCGTCAACAACTCCAATGGCCGCCTCGGTCTCGTCGGCTACTGGGACGTCGTCGCCTTCGATGAGTTCGCGGGCAAGAAGAAGCGCACCGACAAGGCGCTCGTCGACATCATGAAGAACTACATGGCGAACAAGTCGTTCTCCCGTGGTGTGGAGACCCTCGGGGCCGAAGCATCGATGGTGTTCATCGGCAACACCTCCCGCAACGTGGCGTACATGCTCAAGCACTCGGACCTGTTCGAGGAGCTGCCTGAGAGTTATCACGATTCAGCCTTCCTTGACCGTCTGCATCACTACATCCCGGGCTGGGAGGTCGACACGATCCGCGCCGAGATGTTCTCCGACGGCTACGGGTTCGTCGTCGACTACATCGCCGAAGTCCTCAAGTCGATGCGCGACGCTGACTACTCCGACCGGTACCAGCAGCACTTCACGCTCGGCTCAGACATTTCGACACGAGACCGCGACGGCATTCACAAGACTTTCTCCGGCCTAATGAAGATTCTCTATCCGCACGGGGAAGCGACGAAGGACGAGATTGCCGAGATCCTTCGGTTCGCGATCGAGGGCCGGAAGCGAGTCAAGGACCAGATCCTGCGCATCGACTCGACGATGGCCGACGTGAAGTTCGGCTACCGCGACAAGGCGGGGGATTGGCACAGCATCACGACCCTCGAAGAAGACGAGTACCCGACCCACTACAACCAGACTCGCCATGGAGACCCCGAAGACGAAAATGGGGAGTCGACGGGCGGCGCAGTTGTCCCTGACGGTGCGGGGCCAGAGCCGGTTGTCGTCGCCTCCGCGACGAAGCCCGAACCACTCTTCGAAGGACACCGCGAGTTCCAGGAAAACCAGCGTGGGATCTCCTACAAGAAGCTCCTGCTTCCCTACCTGCGCGGAGCCACCGAAATCACGATCACCGACCCGTACGTCCGTCAGTTCCACCAAGCTCGCAATTTGATGGAACTTGTCGAGACACTCGCGGTAGCGAAGGACCCGGCGGACGAGGTGAAGCTCGTGCTCGTGACGAGCGAAAGCACCGAGGGCCCAGAGAAGTTTCAGAAGCAGATGGAGTACCTGCTGCGCGTCAAACAAGCGGCTGAGGTCGCGGGCATCACCCTCGAGGTGAAATTCGACGCCACGATCCACGACCGCTCGATCGTCGCTAACTCGGGCTGGCGCATCAACCTCGGTCGTGGCCTCGACATCTTCCAATACGTGGCGAGCGACGCGTTCGATCTCGCGGTCAAGCTCCAGCAGTACCGCCAGGTCAAGTCTTTCAGCGTCACGTACATCAGGTCATAG